The Helianthus annuus cultivar XRQ/B chromosome 16, HanXRQr2.0-SUNRISE, whole genome shotgun sequence genome includes a window with the following:
- the LOC110919382 gene encoding uncharacterized protein LOC110919382: protein MADARNVNEDDDTARQEVFNNRITEVAEEVIQANLPRIAQEVESRVLGVVDAMMASRIEELKELIEGSKSKGNEQRCTYKDFMACKPTTYDGKIDPIMCQRWILSMEAVFKRSRCDKEDQVMFATGQLTFQAKDWWDAYSKEIGEDRLQTMTWQEFKEPFMKYHCPQSAIDKIQEDFLRLRQKNETINEISGIFLDKMKFCTEFVQTERMKINRFYGILKAEFREFITPSKCETLDELINLARDREIEIKRQEERGEKRPSEKGASSSPSKKGKFQDHGKKDKSKGGITPCKTCGKLHTGECLLGKKGCYKCGKEGHSSYQCPTSPKTCFNCFEKGHIKSECPKLQQESRKEDKKQEGSRAKGRMFQITSEEAKSHPNVISGIFLLNSIPVYVLFDTGATMSFISNEIIQHPSFKIERMPVPLEVEIADSKIYMLHEVCRNCKFMIEDEEFDIDLIPMVLGEFKMIVGMDWLARHHVEIDCENKVMLIRAPSGKQLSIQGERNIETKLCTLVQAYKYILNGSRAYLAYVGDARQTLPKLEDVEVVNEFPDVFPEELPGLPPEREIEFRIELNPDAKPIAKAPYRLAPTEMRELMTQLQDLLDKGFIRPIYSRSKTEHARHLREVLETLRKERLYAKFSKCAFWLREVQFLGHVINAEGVLVDPSKIDAVMRWLPPKSPTEIRSFLGLAGYYRRFIQDFSKIALPLTKLTRKKEKFEWGKEQEEAFRILKEKLSSPPVLTLPDGTEDLVVYSDASHQGLGCVLMQRGKVIAYASRQLKPHEVSYPTHDLELAAVVFALKIWRHYLYGKANVVADALSRREYPSPIRIKSMKMIITPRLLEMIRESQIKSLGADDIKKERLKGVIDKLEENSTGLKTRFGRIWIPRFCEVKAALLDEAHKSRYSVHPGATKMYRDLKTNYWWPGMKRDIVKYVAKCLTCSQVKAEHQKPYGESQPLGIPL from the exons ATGGCTGATGCAAGAAACGTCAACGAAGATGACGACACGGCTCGTCAAGAAGTATTTAATAATAGGATCACTGAGGTAGCGGAAGAGGTTATACAAGCCAATCTTCCGCGAATAGCTCAAGAGGTAGAGAGTCGAGTGTTGGGGGTGGTAGATGCCATGATGGCAAGCAGAATCGAAGAGTTGAAAGAACTAATTGAAGGGTCTAAAAGTAAAGGAAATGAACAACGATGCACATATAAAGACTTCATGGCATGTAAGCCTACCACGTACGATGGTAAAATCGATCCAATAATGTGCCAAAGGTGGATTTTAAGCATGGAGGCGGTGTTTAAACGAAGTCGATGTGATAAGGAGGACCAAGTGATGTTCGCTACGGGACAACTCACCTTTcaagcgaaagattggtgggatgctTATAGTAAGGAGATAGGTGAGGACAGACTTCAGACGATGACTTGGCAAGAATTCAAGGAACCTTTCATGAAGTACCACTGCCCTCAGTCAGCCATTGATAAGATTCAAGAAGATTTCTTACGCCTCAGGCAGAAAAACGAAACGATAAATGAGATATCTGGTATATtcttggataagatgaagttttgtaCGGAGTTTGTACAAACTGAAAGAATGAAGATCAATCGCTTTTATGGCATATTGAAGGCAGAATTCAGGGAATTTATCACTCCATCGAAATGCGAGACCCTCGACGAGCTTATTAACTTGGCACGGGATAGAGAGATTGAGATTAAAAGGCAAGAAGAGCGTGGTGAAAAGAGGCCAAGTGAAAAGGGTGCAAGTTCGAGTCCATCAAAAAAGGGAAAGTTTCAAGATCATGGAAAGAAAGATAAGTCAAAAGGTGGAATAACTCCCTGCAAGACGTGCGGAAAACTCCATACGGGAGAGTGTTTGTTGGGCAAGAAAGGATGTTACAAATGTGGTAAAGAAGGGCATTCGTCTTATCAATGTCCAACTAGCCCGAAGACTTGCTTCAATTGTttcgaaaaggggcatatcaaatCTGAATGCCCAAAACTTCAACAAGAGTCCAGAAAAGAAGATAAGAAGCAAGAAGGTTCTAGGGCAAAAGGGAGAATGTTCCAAATTACATCTGAAGAGGCCAAGTCTCACCCGAATGTGATTTCAGGTATCTTTTTACTAAATTCCATACCGGTTTATGTTCTATTCGATACTGGAGCTACTATGTCATTTATTTCGAATGAAATTATACAACATCCGTCCTTTAAGATCGAACGAATGCCAGTGCCTCTAGAAGTAGAAATAGCCGACAGTAAGATTTATATGTTACATGAGGTTTGTAGAAATTGTAAATTCATGATAGAAGATGAAGAATTTGACATCGACCTTATACCTATGGTTTTGGGGGAATTTAAAATGAttgtggggatggattggttggcGCGACACCATGTGGAGATTGATTGTGAAAATAAAGTGATGCTTATTCGAGCTCCAAGCGGAAAACAATTAAGTATTCAAGGAGAGAGAAACATAGAGACCAAGTTGTGTACTTTGGTTCAAGCTTATAAGTATATACTTAACGGGAGTAGAGCATACTTAGCTTATGTAGGAGATGCCCGACAAACCCTCCCGAAGCTTGAAGACGTTGAGGTCGTGAACGAATTTCCAGATGTATTCCCGGAAGAATTGCCGGGACTTCCTCCCGAAAGGGAAATAGAGTTTCGTATCGAATTAAACCCGGACGCGAAGCCAATCGCGAAAGCTCCCTATAGACTCGCTCCCACCGAAATGCGAGAATTAATGACACAGTTGCAAGATCTTCTAGATAAGGGCTTCATACGCCCaa TTTATTCGCGAAGTAAAACTGAGCACGCAAGGCACTTGCGTGAAGTCCTCGAAACTCTCCGCAAGGAGAGACtttatgcaaaattttcaaaatgcgccTTCTGGCTCAGGGAGGTGCAGTTTTTAGGCCACGTAATCAATGCGGAAGGTGTTTTAGTGGATCCATCGAAGATTGATGCTGTAATGAGATGGCTTCCCCCGAAAAGCCCGACCGAGATAAGGAGTTTTCTAGGCCTCGCGGGATACTATAGGcggttcatacaggatttctcaaagatagcCCTACCCTTAACCAAACTGacgagaaagaaagaaaagtttgaGTGGGGTAAGGAACAGGAAGAGGCTTTTCGTATACTGAAGGAGAAATTGTCGAGTCCTCCGGTCCTAACATTACCAGATGGAACTGAAGATTTGgttgtttattcagatgcttcCCACCAGGGGCTaggttgtgttttgatgcaaagggGAAAGGTTATCGCATATGCGTCACGGCAACTAAAACCCCACGAGGTGAGTTACCCAACGCATGATCTGGAATTGGCAGCAGtagtgtttgccttaaagatttggagacactacttataCG gaaaagcaaatgtagtagcCGATGCGTTAAGCAGAAGAGAGTACCCGTCTCCTATCCGTATCAAGTCCATGAAGATGATAATTACACCACGGTTACTCGAAATGATACGCGAATCTCAAATTAAGTCGCTTGGAGCAGATGACATAAAGAAAGAAAGGTTAAAAGGCGTGATCGATAAACTAGAAGAAAATTCGACCGGACTCAAGACGCGCTTCGGCCGAATTTGGATACCCCGATTTTGTGAAGTCAAGGCCGCACTACtcgacgaagcacataagtcacgttatTCGGTCCACCCTGGGGCTACAAAGATGTACCGAGATTTAAAAaccaattattggtggccgggcatgaaacgcgaTATCGTCAAGTATGTTGCAAAATGCCTAACGTGTTCTCAAGtgaaggcggaacaccaaaagccctaTGGGGAATCTCAACCATTGGGGATACCGTTGTGA